From the Desulfovibrio sp. JY genome, one window contains:
- a CDS encoding aldehyde dehydrogenase, giving the protein MNLHLDDRYKLFINGAWVESGCGKTFATANPSTGEVLAHCADACLDDIDKAVDAAWKAFPAWKKTSPQQRSAMLLKIADLIDANADHLALVETMDNGKPIRETKGADVPLSSDHFRYFAAAVRTEEGQATMIDETTMSIILREPLGVVGQIIPWNFPLLMAAWKLAPALAAGDCVVIKPSTETPLSILELAKLMAQVLPAGVVNVITGKGSTTGNAMLNHPGFSKLAFTGSTEVGYTVAEAAAKKLIPATLELGGKSANIFFPDAPWEKAIEGLQLGILFNQGQVCCAGSRVFVHEAIFDRFIEAATEAFAKVKVGLPWEPDTQMGSQVNARQLEKILAYVDVARNEGATVAYGGSRITDGPLAKGCFMQPTLLTHVKNTMRVACEEIFGPVASVISFRDEDEVVALANANEYGLAGGVWTRDINRALRVARGIETGRMWVNTYNVLPAHAPFGGYKKSGIGRENHLMMLDHYSQRKNIFISLSEQKLGMY; this is encoded by the coding sequence ATGAACCTGCATCTTGACGATCGTTACAAGCTTTTCATCAATGGAGCCTGGGTCGAAAGCGGCTGCGGCAAGACCTTCGCCACAGCCAATCCGTCGACCGGCGAAGTCCTGGCCCACTGCGCCGACGCCTGTCTCGACGACATCGACAAGGCGGTCGACGCCGCCTGGAAGGCTTTCCCGGCCTGGAAAAAGACCTCGCCCCAGCAACGCTCGGCCATGCTCCTTAAAATCGCGGACCTCATCGACGCCAACGCCGACCATCTGGCGCTGGTCGAGACCATGGACAACGGCAAGCCCATCCGCGAGACGAAGGGCGCCGACGTGCCGCTTTCCTCGGACCATTTCCGCTACTTCGCCGCCGCCGTGCGCACCGAGGAAGGCCAGGCCACGATGATCGACGAGACGACCATGAGCATCATCCTGCGCGAGCCCCTCGGCGTGGTCGGCCAGATCATCCCCTGGAACTTCCCCCTGCTCATGGCCGCCTGGAAGCTGGCCCCGGCCCTGGCCGCCGGCGACTGCGTGGTCATCAAGCCCTCCACCGAAACGCCGCTGTCCATCCTGGAACTGGCCAAACTCATGGCCCAGGTGCTGCCCGCCGGCGTGGTCAACGTCATCACCGGCAAAGGCTCGACCACCGGCAACGCCATGCTCAACCACCCGGGCTTTTCCAAGCTGGCCTTTACCGGCTCGACCGAGGTCGGCTACACCGTGGCCGAGGCCGCGGCCAAAAAGCTCATTCCCGCCACCCTGGAACTCGGCGGCAAGTCGGCCAACATCTTCTTCCCCGACGCGCCCTGGGAAAAGGCCATCGAAGGGCTCCAGCTCGGCATCCTCTTCAACCAGGGCCAGGTGTGCTGCGCCGGCTCGCGGGTGTTCGTGCACGAAGCCATCTTCGACCGCTTCATCGAGGCGGCCACGGAGGCTTTCGCCAAGGTCAAGGTAGGCCTGCCCTGGGAGCCGGACACCCAGATGGGGTCCCAGGTCAACGCCCGCCAGCTGGAAAAGATCCTGGCCTACGTGGACGTGGCCCGAAACGAGGGCGCGACCGTGGCCTACGGCGGCAGCCGCATCACCGACGGCCCGCTGGCCAAGGGCTGTTTCATGCAGCCGACGCTTTTGACCCACGTCAAAAACACCATGCGCGTGGCCTGCGAGGAAATCTTCGGCCCGGTGGCCAGCGTCATCAGCTTCCGCGACGAGGACGAGGTGGTGGCCCTGGCCAACGCCAACGAATACGGCCTGGCCGGCGGCGTCTGGACCCGGGACATCAACCGGGCCCTGCGCGTGGCCCGGGGCATCGAAACCGGCCGCATGTGGGTCAACACCTACAACGTGCTGCCGGCCCACGCCCCGTTCGGCGGCTACAAGAAATCGGGCATCGGCCGGGAAAACCACCTGATGATGCTCGACCACTACAGCCAGCGCAAAAACATCTTCATCAGCCTTTCCGAACAGAAGCTCGGGATGTATTGA